A genomic window from Pseudomonadota bacterium includes:
- a CDS encoding DUF2927 domain-containing protein yields the protein MRLTACLRVPVLALAVLLTAGSPVRAAETRASDAALIGFFEAVVFRSEYESVTPSTRLKKWLQPLRVTVSSLSGKVVPKPSGGKELKLKKQRPAARNIKIIQKHLRTLVRLTGVRTEDAKKVKKPANLAIKFVPRLAMAAPFMAKEAPPDLLKKLAAPGVCYFLTWAVESGAIVKGIIVVNNQLPPEDLEACLLEEMTQVMGLPNDSDLVSPSVFNRSSQPRRLSRSDRILIRTVYDKRMAPGAPKDEAMVLARKIIPELNRVVE from the coding sequence ATGCGCCTGACCGCCTGCCTCCGTGTCCCGGTCCTGGCCCTGGCCGTTCTGCTGACGGCCGGCAGTCCCGTCCGGGCGGCCGAGACCAGGGCCTCCGATGCGGCCCTGATCGGGTTCTTCGAGGCCGTGGTGTTCCGCTCGGAGTACGAGTCGGTGACGCCGTCGACGCGCCTCAAGAAGTGGCTTCAGCCGCTGCGTGTGACGGTGTCGTCCCTGTCGGGCAAGGTCGTCCCGAAGCCCTCCGGCGGCAAGGAACTGAAGCTCAAGAAGCAACGCCCGGCCGCCCGGAACATCAAGATCATCCAGAAACACCTGCGCACCCTGGTGCGCCTGACGGGCGTCAGGACGGAGGACGCGAAGAAGGTCAAGAAGCCGGCCAACCTGGCCATCAAGTTCGTTCCCAGGCTGGCCATGGCCGCCCCCTTCATGGCCAAGGAGGCGCCGCCGGACCTGCTGAAGAAGCTCGCGGCACCGGGGGTCTGTTACTTCCTGACCTGGGCCGTCGAGTCCGGTGCCATCGTCAAGGGCATCATCGTCGTCAACAACCAGTTGCCGCCGGAGGACCTGGAGGCCTGTCTCCTGGAGGAGATGACCCAGGTCATGGGGCTTCCCAACGACAGCGACCTGGTCAGTCCGTCGGTCTTCAACCGGTCGTCCCAGCCGCGGCGGCTGAGCCGCAGCGACCGCATCCTGATCCGCACCGTCTACGACAAGCGGATGGCACCCGGTGCGCCCAAGGACGAGGCCATGGT